A genomic window from Lotus japonicus ecotype B-129 chromosome 1, LjGifu_v1.2 includes:
- the LOC130715946 gene encoding ribonuclease TUDOR 1-like, whose amino-acid sequence MASAATGATGWYRGRVKAVPSGDCLVIVAVASSKPGPLPEKSITLSSLIAPRLARRGGVDEPFAWESREYLRKLCIGKEVTFRVDYSVASINRDFGTVFLGDKNVGVLVVSQGWAKVREQGQQKGEVSPYLAELLRLEEQAKQEGLGRWSKVPGAAEASIRNLPPSAIGDASNFDAMGLLAANKGSPMEAIVEQVRDGSTLRVYLLPEFQFVQVFVAGIQSPQMGRRAAPETVVETELTVDDNGGDVPGEPRPPLTSAQRLAVTTTTETAADPFGPDAKFFTEMRVLNRDVRIVLEGVDKFSNLIGSVYYPDGESAKDLALELVENGYAKYVEWSANMMEEEAKRRLKTAELEAKKSRLRMWTNYVPPASNSKAIHNQNFTGKVVEVVSGDCIIVADDSIPYGSPLAERRVNLSSIRCPKVGNPRRDEKPAPYAREAKEFLRTRLLGRQVNVEMEYSRKIVPTDGSAVPSPAADSRVMDFGSVFLLSATKADSDDTPSSVPSAGSQPTGVNVGELVVGRGFGTVIRHRDFEERSNYYDALLTAESRALSGRKGIHSAKDPPVMHITDLTTTSAKKAKDFLPFLHRSRRVPAVVEYVLSGHRFKLLIPKETCSIAFALSGVRCPGRGEPYSEEAIALMRRKIMQRDVEIEVETVDRNGTFLGSLWESRTNVALTLLEAGLAKLQTSFGSDRIPEFHLLDRAEQSAKKQKLKIWENFVEGEEVSNGANVESKQQEVLKVIVTEVLGGGKFYVQTVGDQKIASIQQQLAALNLKEAPVLGAFSPKKGDIVLCYFHADKSWYRAMVVNTPRGPVESPEDIFEVFYIDYGNQEQVAYSQLRPLDPSVSAAPGLAQLCSLAYIKSPNVEEDFGQEAAEYLCELTLNSGKEFRAQVEERDTSGGKLKGQGTGTILAVTLVAVDAEISVNAAMLQEGLARMEKRNRWDRKERKVGLDSLEKFQDDARKERRGMWQYGDVESDDEDNAPPARKAGAGRR is encoded by the exons ATGGCATCGGCTGCGACTGGAGCTACAGGATGGTACAGGGGAAGGGTGAAGGCGGTTCCTTCAGGGGATTGCTTGGTCATTGTGGCCGTTGCTAGCTCCAAGCCTGGTCCTCTGCCTGAGAAATCAATCACTCTGTCTTCTCTTATTGCTCCTCGGCTG GCGCGGAGAGGCGGTGTGGATGAACCATTTGCATGGGAAAGCAGAGAGTATCTGAGGAAGCTCTGCATAGGGAAG GAGGTAACTTTTAGAGTTGATTACAGTGTGGCATCCATCAATCGAGACTTTGGAACTGTTTTTCTTGGTGACAAGAATGTTGGGGTGTTGGTTGTTTCTCAAGGGTGGGCAAAG GTCAGAGAACAGGGGCAGCAGAAAGGAGAAGTGAGTCCATACCTGGCAGAATTGTTGCGGTTAGAAGAGCAAGCTAAACAAGAAGGTCTTGGTCGCTGGAGCAAG GTTCCTGGTGCTGCTGAGGCATCCATCAGAAATCTACCACCTTCTGCCATTGGTGACGCTAGTAACTTCGATGCTATGGGTTTATTGGCTGCAAACAAGGGATCGCCTATGGAGGCAATTGTTGAGCAGGTTCGTGATGGCAGTACTCTTCGAGTCTACTTGCTCCCAGAGTTTCAGTTTGTCCAAGTTTTTGTTGCTGGAATTCAG TCCCCACAAATGGGAAGAAGAGCTGCACCTGAAACGGTAGTTGAAACAGAGTTAACAGTTGATGACAATGGTGGAGATGTTCCTGGGGAACCTAGACCTCCACTTACATCTGCCCAAAGACTTGCTGTTACAACGACTACTGAAACTGCAGCTGATCCTTTTGGACCTGATGCAAAATTTTTCACTGAGATGCGTGTATTGAATCGAGAT GTTCGGATTGTTCTAGAAGGCGTGGATAAGTTTAGCAATTTGATTGGGTCTGTGTATTATCCTGATGGGGAATCAGCTAAAGACCTGGCACTGGAACTTGTGGAAAAC GGTTATGCTAAATATGTTGAATGGAGTGCAAATATGATGGAAGAAGAGGCAAAGCGGAGGCTGAAGACTGCTGAGCTCGAGGCTAAGAAAAGCAGGTTAAGAATGTGGACAAACTATGTACCACCAGCTTCAAATTCAAAGGCAATTCATAACCAGAATTTTACTGGAAAG GTGGTTGAGGTTGTTAGTGGAGATTGCATCATTGTCGCTGATGATTCCATTCCGTATGGCAGCCCACTAGCTGAGAGGCGAGTTAACCTTTCAAGTATTAGGTGTCCGAAAGTAGGCAATCCTCGTCGAGATGAAAAACCAGCTCCCTATGCCCGTGAAGCAAAGGAGTTCCTAAGAACACGCCTCCTTGGTCGTCAA GTGAATGTAGAAATGGAATATTCTAGAAAGATTGTTCCTACAGATGGATCTGCAGTTCCTTCCCCAGCTGCTGATTCCAGAGTAATGGATTTTGGATCAGTCTTCTTATTGTCTGCTACGAAAGCTGACAGTGATGATACCCCTTCATCTGTTCCTTCAGCTGGAAGTCAGCCAACTGGTGTCAATGTTGGTGAATTGGTTGTTGGTCGTGGCTTTGGAACTGTCATTAGACATCGTGACTTTGAAGAGAGATCTAACTACTATGATGCCCTTCTTACTGCTGAATCGCGTGCCCTTTCTGGAAGGAAAGGGATCCATTCTGCCAAGGATCCTCCAGTGATGCATATAACTGACTTGACCACC ACATCAGCCAAGAAAGCCAAAGACTTCTTGCCTTTCCTACATCGAAGTAGAAGGGTTCCTGCTGTTGTGGAATATGTCCTCAGTGGCCATCGTTTCAAGTTGTTAATTCCAAAAGAAACTTGCAGCATTGCTTTTGCACTCTCTGGTGTCAGGTGTCCTGGTCGTGGTGAGCCTTATTCTGAAGAAGCAATTGCACTGATGAGGCGAAAGATAATGCAGAGAGATGTAGAG ATTGAGGTGGAAACTGTTGATAGAAATGGAACGTTCTTGGGATCCTTATGGGAGTCAAGAACAAATGTGGCACTCACACTTCTTGAAGCTGGTCTTGCAAAACTTCAGACTTCCTTTGGCAGCGACAGAATTCCTGAATTTCACCTTTTGGATCGAGCTGAACAATCTGCTAAGAAGCAAAAACTTAAA ATCTGGGAGAACTTCGTTGAAGGAGAGGAAGTATCCAATGGCGCAAATGTTGAAAGCAAACAGCAAGAAGTACTTAAG GTAATTGTTACAGAAGTCTTGGGTGGTGGTAAATTCTATGTCCAGACAGTTGGTGATCAAAAGATAGCATCCATTCAGCAACAGCTTGCTGCTTTGAACCTGAAGGAAGCTCCTGTGCTTGGTGCATTTAGTCCGAAGAAGGGTGACATAGTCCTTTGTTATTTTCATGCTGATAAGTCCTGGTACCGGGCAATG GTTGTCAATACACCTCGAGGACCAGTTGAATCTCCTGAGGACATATTTGAAGTATTCTACATTGACTATGGAAATCAAGAACAAGTAGCTTACAGTCAGTTACGCCCTCTTGATCCGTCCGTGTCTGCTGCACCTGGTCTTGCTCAATTGTGCAGTCTAGCATACATTAAGAGTCCAAACGTGGAAGAGGATTTCGGCCAAGAAGCTGCCGAGTATTTGTGTGAGCTCACTTTAAACAGTGGGAAAGAGTTCAGAGCCCAGGTTGAGGAGAGAGATACTTCCGGAGGAAAATTGAAAGGGCAGGGAACTGGGACAATTCTTGCAGTAACTCTTGTCGCTGTGGATGCTGAGATCAGCGTTAACGCTGCCATGCTACAG GAAGGACTTGCCAGGATGGAAAAAAGGAACCGGTGGgacagaaaagaaagaaaggtgGGTCTTGATAGTCTGGAAAAATTCCAGGACGATGCACGCAAGGAACGGCGTGGAATGTGGCAGTATGGAGATGTCGAGTCAGATGATGAGGACAATGCTCCTCCGGCGAGAAAAGCCGGTGCTGGCCGCAGATGA